TGCGTCAAAAAAAATCCCCTGGTCCAGAAAACCATCATTAATATATAAATTTTCTGATAACAATTTGCTTTTGATTAGCTTTATTGGATTCCACATTAGAATTCATTATCCATCAATTTAGCACTCTTGTTGTATCTCAGGAACAAGATCAGAGCTGAGGTACTGAGCAACTGAAGGAGCAAGATTTGAGtagttatagacttatagtaTTCAAAGCCCCACGACACATGTTTTTAAAAGCAAAACTATCAAACAGATCCTAttgttcaaaacttcaaatctCATAGAACTCAACATTTGGCATTTAGGCATGAAATCTCCACGAGATTCAATCTTTCTTCCAACTCCACACACTATCCTCACTTAAGAAATAAGAAACCAAGTACAAGGAGCATTCTCTCCAGCTGATCTAAAGAAATAAGCTCTattcttaattaaattttaaagtgGGTACCTACAAAGTACAGAGTGTATCAGATGAAATAATCAACCTATAAGCATATTCTACAACTCATGGTTAGACTTTGCAGCCATTCATGTTATGGTATATACAATGACGAAATCCTTAATCGGTTTGCTGAGTGCTGACCCTAATATCCAAGTTCCAAACCCAATATGAGTGAAGGGATTCTTGGTGATAtacaaaggaaaagaaagaaagttgTTTGACTTGTGGGCCCGGGGGACTTAGATGAATAATGCAACTTTTGAGGTGCAAGTGTGTTAAGTGTGACATTTTGGTCTAACCAAATCATTTCCATGAACCAGGTTTACCAATATAGGCCACACCATTAGTTAACAGGAAACTAACTGCACAGATAAGAGGGGCACTGTGTGAAATGTGGACATAACTGCACAGCAATACACATATACCTCCTAACGTGAAGGAAAAGTATCCAAAGCCAAAAAGATCTTCTCCTAGCTTAACTAGACCAAAAATGTAAGGAATAATGAATTGTACACCATCGGAAAATTGTTAGCTGATCAACCCAGTGTTACCTAATCCTCCAATCAGCCCACGAACCGCGAACCGTAAAAGCGAATTATAACATCAAAATGGTATAATTTTGGTCTAATTTAGCAAATTAGGTAGTGAATTGCGAACGTGTATACAATCTCATACTAGCGAACCAGGTAACAGTGGATCAACCTCTAAAATGAATAATATAGAACTTGCATCCAATCTAACCATGGATTCAACTCATTCAGGCAGGGTGCATTATGGAAGTATCCTCCACTTCCTCCTCTACAGAAGAACTATCATTTGTTCATACACTCAATTTTTTCTCAAACTTTGATCCAAGGCTTGAGATCGATTTTTAAAATGGGTAGGCAAGCACACTACTACTAATTAAAGCAACCAAAGGGTGTTCCAACGAGGCAACAGAGGAATGAGCAAATTACCCTTTCAACTAGCCCATTTGCATCCATCTAAAACTTCCAATAAGTTAAAAAGGTACCCTCTTAACCTTCTCTCCCCGTCCTCTATTATACTATGTTCAACTCAATCAACCACTCATTTTCCTTTTACCTTCTTCAACGCGTAGAATTCCTTATTAACATACACAAGGAACAAAGCAACAAACATGTTCTTACTAGTTCAAGACACAAGGTAGCTAacaataataagtttataaccaTGCCTATCTGATTAAGAAACTAATTAATGATTACCTCACATACAACATAAGATTTCACCTCAAAGAACAATAACAAGTTCCAAAATCCCAAAAATGTCGAAACAAAGGTCAACAAATTAAGGCACAAATTATAATATCACAGCAAACAACATAAGATTTAGGGATTTTCTATACTTATAATGCAATGCAAAAGGATTGATGAAAACTAATAAAAACCTAAAACATGGCAAAGATCAAGTTGCTTACAATATGAATTGAAAAACATAGATATTTTTTGGAGAGAGAATATAATGTATCAAACTCCTGGATTGGCACTGCAGATCATACCCTGAGACAACGACCTGGAGCTGCTTGAGTCTATGCCAAGACAAGATGTGAGACGAGCTGATGACACTGCTGAGTGAAGTGGGAGTAGAGATTGGATTGCACCCATTTGTGATAATACCCTGAAAATTCAAATTCGATGTCAAATTATTCAATATTGATGAAAATTTTCAACTGGATGTCAAATAAATTGAATCTTTATGAAAAATTGAAATGTGTTATATGCTTACCTGGGAAACgagggggaggagagagaaggacgAACAAAAGGGATGGAATTGGAAGTCGGTTTTTGGGCAAAAGTGGTTTTGAGAAGGTTGATTGCTGGGCGCGAGAACGAACGGTAACGGGAAGCCATTGTTGGTGGAGAAGATGGAATGGGTTGATTGCTAGGGTTTATGCTTATCGCAAATTGAGAAAGGGTTTTTGATAGaggaattttaattttaattgtatcttaaatttttttaaaaataaaaatataaattgtgTTTAGTTTTTTTGGGCGAATTAACCACAAAGtcaatataaatttcaaataggGCGAGAGAATTCAAACTTGAGACATCAGTCACTTAATCTTAACCATTAGGCCAAATTATCATCAATAAACTTTGTATTTAGTACTTGCAAATAAATAAACCAAAAAAAGGTATTTAGTGATGttttctgtttttgttttgtgaACAATCAAAAggccttgtgcgcacaaggtgtaaaataaatttattgtacaccaatatACCTTTTAACCagttttttgtaattttaacgtaattttaattaacttttatattggtaaaaaaaattgatagataaaacttttaaatggttaaatgattaattttatacatattagtgattttgaagaaataatttttgttaaaataaaaaacttttatgattaaaaaatacataactttTACCAGTCCGTAGACTATGGACCagggtgcacatagagcatggtgcaccatgtgcaccaaaagaacacatgtgcataaacaaaagaacatgacactacgactaaagaacatgcaatataatgttttacttttttgttataaaaaatcacaatttattaaaaataataaaaaatatatgtcgatgttctttttacgtaaccaaatgttcttttaattatatactaatgttcttaaggtgcaccatgctctatgtgcaccatggtccaccttctaaattgcgaacttttacatatataagtgtaacttttaagcatttttagttaacttttactccggtgtacgatatttattgtacaccccttGTAAATAAGATTTTGTGGTGAACAAATGATACTTTAAGTACACGAGACATGCAAATATCGTGAGAGACGTGCTTTAATATCCGATCCTTATGTGTGCGAACTTAAATCCagatactagtcttatatgcatgtGATGTCATGCACGACTTTTGTTATtctctccgtattttaaaacgagatacactttgaccggGGTTAAagttttaggagagtgagttgaaattattaaaataagatgaaagttgggtaatatatgaattattattatagtaaaaagatgatgtgagtgaGGATCacaagaaaaagagaaatattaatataattggaagtgatgaccaaaacatgtcaagaaaagaaagtgtatctctttttaaaatacggtcgTTTAaagaaagtgtatctctttttaaaatactgAGTGAGTTAAAGGCGAAATTAATTTTTCAATTCATCATATTTGATTATTCTTGCGTGTacctggtccacaataatattattgtagACTTAAAGCCAACAATTTACTTTACCACTTCTTTTACATAGTGACCTTTTATATAGTTCACATAAGtgactataataaattaaacaccaactTTTCAATTGATAGaaggtacacccggttgtaTGTATCTCTGCATACAACCAGGTCACTTTGTATCTTTATTCCTTCAAAAGGCAACTTTTATTGTTTAAAAGCACATGTTTACGAAAAAAATCACATTTTTACAAATAAAAAACACATCCGGCTTAAAAATAACATATTATTAAGTACAACACAATCACTAAAACAAAAGATTTTTTCTGAAAAAATGTATGTGCTTAAGCTGTAAAAATGTGCTTTAAAATTGTAAAATTGTGTTTTTAAACCgcaaaaatgtgcttttaaattAGAAAAGGGTGCTTTTAAACTGTGAAAAATATGCTTTTAACCAGTTTGCATGTAGTTCTACATGCAACCTGGTGCACCTTCTAATTTGTGCCAACTTTCTTAGATACCATTTTTTAAATCAAAGTAAttctatgtttttaaaagagaGTCGTGACTTAAAATCAAATTATTCAAACATGCATATACTAACGACACCAATTtgatatcttttcataataattCTAACAAACAtgtcaaaataaattagaatcaaGTTGTTGACTTTTTTAGGCATGATCCACGATAAAAGTAGTGTGGACCAGGTCCAATTACGAATTAGTGCATCATATAACTAAAAGAGTAAATGTATTTCATTTCGTGTTTCACTGGAAAAAAATAGTGAAAATAGTAACACAAGTTggtatattatttgaaatgtaTAGATGAATTAGGAAATTTTGTTAAACACTAACTTAATGTTTGgacgttttgtgaattactaccttataaaaacttgTTACATTttcctaccttataagtttcagTTGTTTGAGTAACACTACCAATTAACAATAGACGTTAACATTCTTTGTTTATGGGTCCCACCCAGACGACTTTCTTCAACAACTTTAACTTCCTTTACCCCTTATCTAAACACAACTACGACCACATTCAACCACATCCAGtaacttcaaaaaaaaatctcaacatCCGGGTAGCCcctccaaaaattaaaaattggcATCCTTAATCAAACAGTTTAGCACCAACTTCTGCCATTAACGAACCTTAATTGTTGATGTTCTTCACCTTCATATTGTCCTCCAAATTATGGCTGATGTGCCCCAACTTGCCCATTTTCTAAGATGGAAACTCAACAATTTCTCTCTTCAAAATAGTAGGATTAAAAACTGCTCCAAATTTTCTCACCAAAATTGTGTTTTGGGAAAGAAGACGACGTTGTTCTCTCCTGTTTTTACTTGCTCTGCTTCGAATAAACCCTCCACTTCTTCAGATGAAATCAGGTATGATTTTGTACAACCTCATCATTAATGGATTTTTCGGTTTGTAGTTGAGAGTAAAGGAGAGGACAAAGAAGAATAAATGAGAGGACAAAGATTGAGAACGAGGAAAGAGGAAGGAGAAGTGAGAAAGTCGTCGGTAGAGGAGTAAAGGGTGGACTTAGAGGTAAATTCAAGTTAAAAAATGGAAGGAAAATCTTGGGGTGGGGCCCACAAACGGAGAATGTTAATGTATGTTCTTAACTGGTAGTGTTACTCAAGCAAATGAGACTTATAATGtaggaaaatattaaaaaagtttttataaatATTCACAAAACATACAAACAGTAAAATAGTGTTTCACAAAAATTTTAATGAATTAAAAGATAAAGGAAATTTATTGGAGGTGAAGGAGaatgatttgttttttttttcttttttcgatGGTGAATAGACATGAAATTGGAGAAGGAAGGACCATGAAGTTTAAAGAGAATAAATGGGAAGATGTTTTCAAGCAAGGACACGCGACGCTCCACATTGCTTGCAATTTCCTGTTATTAAATATTAGTAtaaatttgattgatttttttttaaaattttatttttgactgCTATGATTAAATTTGATTGACCAATTTTCCTTTatatcattttattttattttacaattaaTGTTAGTATAGTTGTACAGTTGTAGCTTTGTAGGTAGTAGGGGCACTTTAGACTATTCTATAGAGGGACAACAAAAGGTCATTTACGATAATGATCTCAAGAGTTCCATTGGATAGTGATAGATATTTAGTAACCTTAAGAGAAAGATTAAAGAAGTCCGATTTCCATGTGTTTTCCTGTTCCATACACGCCCCGAACATGCATATGCCATCTTAGGTTAATTTCCATAATTCTTTAATTTAATataacagtttttttttttccttcttttttttagTTCTCTCTATCCCTAAATATTTAACCCATTTAAATTTTCACACGcgatttaaaacataaaaatcttCAATTTCATAAGCGGAGAAATTATAAATAATTGACATTCTAAAATTATACAATACATTGAATAGAGTCATCTCATATGACTATATTATCGATCCCGTGTTCGATCCTGCACAACAACTATTGGGAGGagactgaaacctatccactcaaaactcgccccgaattCGGATTAACCTTAAGGTGAACCGGGTAGtacactaaaataaaataatactccctccgtcccataatatagtgcctgttttcctaaaatggtgtccctaaatgatgtgcctatttctattttaaatcattaatttttaCCCGTAATACCCTCATGCACTAATTGTAATTCCAATATTGTCCTAAAAAAGTCAgattttttactttaaaaattgtactttttgacttttattcaacccatgtgcttgatttttgtcttttttaggCTCATTTATTATGTGCATACCCTTAATctctaatttctctctccataaAAGCCACCTAACAAGTATTTTATCTTGAAAGTACAAatttttaggttatgatacatatgacaattcataaatcatgcggaaaaaccataaagccaggaaagcatattatattcacataatcatttagcatagaattgatgcatacatgttgtagcgtgccttccctagctgcgcccgaaccgaacaagaacaagtctttaggactccaaatgtcgtccctccgtagatagtccacagtacgtccggatccgcctcaagttagaccaactagaatcgcccttaaggttactaggaatttcggctatgtgtttgcaagtgtatggctggtttttctttcaaaaacttaccctttgaatacttcaatcgtacctgcaaataatgaccctaggcccttatttatagaggtatggaaaaggaactggaatcatattaggatactaattagttaaactagaatcctagtaggactctaactaattaattttatccttttaggattaggaatttaatcatcaaacaaatcctacacaatttaggtttcgtatgtgaacacaaactctacacgagcatgacccacgagcgtgcaggccatgccagcgcacagcccacacggccgctcggcccacgcgagccgcaagcccacgcgagcagcaacacagctcgcagcccattgctgcgcgcgctgcgcgcgctgccatggcctgctgggcctggcttggccttggctgttcgtgtggcgcgcttggcttgctgggcgatggcctggcttcgtgctgggccctcgtccggcaggcctcgtccgatgcttattcgtacgatacgcttccgattaaattcccggttccggaattcatttccgatacgaacaatatttaatatttccgattccggaattaatttccgtttcgaacaaatatttaatatttccgtttccggaattattttccgattccgataatatttccgattctgacaatatttccgtttccggcaatatttccgattccggcaatatttccatttccgataatattttccgatacgtaccatgtttccgtttccggtaacatctacgacttggataatatttatatttccgatacgatccatatttccgtttccggcaatatcatcgtttccggagtattcatttcttgcttgtgacgatctcagctcccactgaaaccaagatccgtcgattccgaatatccatagatagagtatttaatgccattaaatacttgatccgtttacgtactatttgtgtgaccatacgggttcagtcaagagtaagctgtggattaatatcattaattccacttgaactgaagcggcctctagctaggcattcagctcacttgatctcgctgaattattaacttgttaattaatattgaaccgcacttattagacttaacatagaatgcatacttggaccaagggcattatttccttcagtctcccacttgtccttagggacaagtgtgcatttcctaattcctttgtcgctcgatgcttgctcttgaacataaggtaagagttgtcatccttattatgtccagaggtgttcctcggtttcagagttcaactgatcaaataaacagataatcatagcctatgattcatccgagcacggccatgcatttcacagtttctagctctccgagtggccttgtacaacttttaagcatctcatcccgatttatgggaggacaatcccaatcttgcgatcttgagattagacttcgtttgataggtgattacctgagcgttgcctttatagcctccttttacggtgcgacggttggtcaacgtcaaagcaaccagttctcaaacaagtaatctcaaatcactcaggtattgaggatttagtgtctaataattttaatgaaatttacttatgacagattttcatctcttacagtaaagtttcataggtcttgtccgatactagtcttcccaaagtaagtatctatgcaaatgattatgacattgccatgtccacatagttcaagaaacagaactactagtcatcttgcattctggtcgtctaacgttttctatgcgtccaattttatagaaaactccgactagggaccattttcaactttttacattcaagttcacttgatagacatctcttagtcacaggactggtcctgacagtctatcttgaatatatcgtcaaattgaagggactcatcatttaataaaccacaaattaaatggaaaaatgaattctcttcatttattgtgaatgattaaccaataatgttttacaaagatttaaactctaaaactttaaaacattaaacaaggatatcaaagccattctccaatatgcttgattcccatagctgcagtgtgcgagttgtgcttcgcctgcggcagaggtttagtcaatggatctgatatgttgtcatcagttccaatcttgcttatctcgacttcttttctttcaacgaactctcgtagaaggtgaaatctacgaagtacatgcttgactctctggtggtgtctaggctccttcgcctgtgcaatagctccgttattatcacaatacagggctattggtcctttaatggaggggactacaccaagttcacctatgaacttccttagccatatagcttcctttgctgcttcatgtgcagcaatgtactccgcttcatttgtagaatccgcaatggtgctttgcttagcacttttccaacttactgcacctccattgaggcagaagacaaacccagactgtaatctgaaatcatctttgtcggtttggaaacttgcgtccgtatagcctttaacaattaattcatcatctccaccatagatcaggaagtcatctttgtgccttttcaggtacttcagaatattcttggcagcagtccaatgcgcctctcctggatcTGACTGGTatatgctcgtagcactgagtgcgtacgcaacatccgggcgtgtacatatcatagcatacattattgaaccaatcaatgatgcatatggaatcccactcattcgtctacgctcatcaagtgtttttgggcactgagtcttgcttagagttattccatgagacatgggtaggtagcctcgcttggagtctgccatcttgaacctatcaagcaccttattgatataagtgctttgactaagtccaatcatctttttagatctatctctgtaaatcttgatgcccaatatgtactgtgcttctcctagatccttcatcgaaaaacatttcccaagccaaatcttcacccttgcttaactttctacttcttcttagtccctgtggattggaacataagtgtgagccacaacctgtatctaatacccaagaagttgaattagcaagtatat
This sequence is a window from Spinacia oleracea cultivar Varoflay chromosome 1, BTI_SOV_V1, whole genome shotgun sequence. Protein-coding genes within it:
- the LOC110787448 gene encoding protein NONRESPONDING TO OXYLIPINS 2, mitochondrial produces the protein MASRYRSFSRPAINLLKTTFAQKPTSNSIPFVRPSLSSPSFPRVLSQMGAIQSLLPLHSAVSSARLTSCLGIDSSSSRSLSQELGLSVPR